The genomic interval acttgacaaattaatttatttgataattttaacgtaacttttatatagaaagtttgaaaagtgtaaTAATGGAAACTGAGATAAAATCTGTACGTGTTAAATATATTATTCCcctttttaaatttatagaagaagttaAATATGAACGTTGGAAAACGCTGAACAAGTGAACATATCCCGCGATCCGCATTTGTTGCGACTCGTTTCGATCAACTGATTCTCCTTCCCGGCCGGACATCCACATCATCCTGCGATCGTTCGTTTCCCTAGTCGTTCCAGGCTTTTTCAGCTCTACTCCCCTCCACCCAGGCGCAAATCATCCGCCATGGCTCCCGCCTGGGTCTTGCTCGATCGCGTCGTCAAGCCCGCCGTCTTCGACGAAGAAGAGAGCAAAGGTAAGGGAGAATCGACCGGCGCCCCAGTGAAGTACCTTCCAGCCAGATTAAGGCAGGAAGTCCCCGCCGGCATGCGGAACGTGAAGCCCTACCCAGAGGTTGCGGATCCTCCCATTGTATCTCGCTTCTCCATGCTGATTTCGCGGAAGGCGATCAGGGTAGTGGAAACCATCCATGTCGAGTGCGCCGACAAGAGCCTTGTCTTGTTCTACGCCGGCACCGGCTTCCCCGGCTTCTCCCACGGCTGCCACCTGATCTACGACGCCATCGACGGTTCTCTCACTACAGTGCACACGTTCCCCTTTCCTGTGTCCGGAGTCGTCTGGGTCGGCACAGCCGCTGTCCTGCgccatgccggcggcggcggaggaggagacggtacTACCGCCTATGTCATCGCCGAGCTGCTCAGGCCGTTCCATGGCTCCCTTCCCGATGCCACGCTCGTGATGTGGTTGTCGAATTCCCCCGCGTCGACCTCCGGCAGCAATGGCCAATGGGTGAAGGAGGACGTTCGCCTTCCCGGCGAGGTGTGCACGGGCACCGACCCCTTCACCACCGACTTGGTGTTCTCGTTCGGTGAATCGTGCCTGTGCTGGGCCGATCTGTTCATGGGCATCCTGTTCTGCGACCTTGCGACGCTGCGTGCGCCTCGGTTCCGTTTCATCCCATTGCCCAAGGCTTGCTCCTTCGACCCCGTCGGCAAGTATGGCCGGCCTCACATGCCCGAGTTCCGTTCCATGGGCCGCGTCAACGGTGTCATCAGGTTGATCGACATGGAGGGTTTTACCAACGAGTACCTGGCCGTGGATGAGGTGAAGCTGACCATCTGGACCCTGTCAGCCGACCTCAGCGAGTGGGAGAAAGGCCCGGTGTGTACTGTTGGAGACATTTGGGCCAGTGAGGAATTCGTCGCCATGGGGTTGCCGCAGCTTAGACCGATGTGCCCTGTCCTGAGCATGGTTGACGAAGATGTCGTCTGTGTAGTCATGACTGAAGTCGAGATTGAGGAGAGCGATGTCACAGATTTCGACGATGAGGGCAACAAGCTCAAGTTCAAGGCCCAGTACGTTCTTGACATCGACGTGTTATCCATCACCCAGCACCACATTGAAAGTATGGGTGATCTTATACCAGATCTCATCGCCTGTGAGTTCACTGCATACTCGGAGCTCTCAAAAGGCATGCAGGTATTACTACTACGACACCCAACATACTTAGTTATTTACTCACTTGAAGTATATTGTTCTGTTAACACAATAACACTTTCCACAGTTCTAATGCTTGGTTATCATGCCCAGTCAGTTACATCTTAGTATCTCACGAGTAACGGAGTAAGTATATTAGGCTAGTTATCCTACTGAACTGAACTCTAGATAGCATATGTGTGTGCTAATCAGCCATCATGATTGTCTAATGCCAAATGACTTAGCTCTTTTGCCATGCTACAGCCCTCCTCGTCCAAACCAGGAACGCCATTTTTGCATTCTGTTGGTACTTCTAGGAACTGGAGAACGCTGTCATAGTTACTTTCACTTCACTACAAAGTTGTGATGGCTTGTCCAGTAGATGTATCCAATTGAATTCTTGATTCCCAATTGATATAGACCTATTTTATTTAAAGATGTTACATGTGGTAAATTCAAACTGAGCACCAAGTCACCAGCAAGGTTCTGTAATGAAATTTGTGAAAAGTGCAATCTATCCATAACGTGTGGGCTTGGTTGATTTTAGCTATTTTACTTAAATGCCTCTTAGAATTGACCTTATCAGCATGCCCTTGTGTGAGTATTGCTCATTATTATTTTAGAGAGTACAGACAAATGGGGCCAATGATAGGTATGTTGCGGCGAGGCAACTACATCATCTGACCAAACCTGACCATAATTCTTG from Oryza glaberrima chromosome 3, OglaRS2, whole genome shotgun sequence carries:
- the LOC127768493 gene encoding uncharacterized protein LOC127768493, producing MAPAWVLLDRVVKPAVFDEEESKGKGESTGAPVKYLPARLRQEVPAGMRNVKPYPEVADPPIVSRFSMLISRKAIRVVETIHVECADKSLVLFYAGTGFPGFSHGCHLIYDAIDGSLTTVHTFPFPVSGVVWVGTAAVLRHAGGGGGGDGTTAYVIAELLRPFHGSLPDATLVMWLSNSPASTSGSNGQWVKEDVRLPGEVCTGTDPFTTDLVFSFGESCLCWADLFMGILFCDLATLRAPRFRFIPLPKACSFDPVGKYGRPHMPEFRSMGRVNGVIRLIDMEGFTNEYLAVDEVKLTIWTLSADLSEWEKGPVCTVGDIWASEEFVAMGLPQLRPMCPVLSMVDEDVVCVVMTEVEIEESDVTDFDDEGNKLKFKAQYVLDIDVLSITQHHIESMGDLIPDLIACEFTAYSELSKGMQAMVEGNEGEESTKRMKVK